A single genomic interval of Clostridium facile harbors:
- a CDS encoding rubrerythrin has protein sequence MENKYEIKITTQDRLLRAWENSMELVRDFEKYSQEIKDDKEVARLFAEYAEEEGVHAAKFRETLYKYQH, from the coding sequence ATGGAAAATAAATATGAAATTAAAATCACAACACAAGATAGGTTGCTAAGGGCTTGGGAAAATTCAATGGAGTTAGTCAGAGATTTTGAAAAATATTCTCAGGAGATTAAAGACGATAAGGAAGTAGCTAGATTATTTGCCGAATATGCTGAAGAAGAAGGCGTTCATGCTGCTAAATTCCGTGAAACACTATATAAGTATCAACACTAA
- a CDS encoding class I SAM-dependent methyltransferase, which produces MENKNMTMFDLLIETHIGLKRQGPGSPEMTMRALSFVDNLNEESYIADLGCGTGGQTMVIAQNTIGHIIGVDMIPNFIDIFNQNVKQLHLENRVTGIVGSVEELPFKKEELDLIWSEGVIDGIGFEKAVTYWNGFLKKGGYLAVTCPSWLTDECPSEVEKFWVDAGSGLDSIENNISILQNTGYRFISSFTLSEECWIQNYFAPREAAEKSLLEKYSGNQMVEAYIEGDRREVELYTKYKQYYGYVFYIGKKI; this is translated from the coding sequence ATGGAAAATAAAAATATGACAATGTTTGATTTGTTAATTGAAACACATATAGGATTAAAAAGACAGGGACCGGGAAGTCCAGAAATGACGATGCGTGCTTTAAGCTTTGTGGACAATCTCAATGAGGAGTCCTACATTGCAGATTTAGGTTGTGGAACTGGTGGACAAACAATGGTTATCGCACAAAATACGATTGGGCATATTATCGGTGTAGATATGATCCCTAATTTTATTGATATTTTTAATCAGAACGTAAAGCAGCTTCATCTTGAAAACCGAGTAACTGGTATTGTTGGATCAGTAGAAGAACTTCCTTTTAAAAAAGAGGAGCTTGATCTAATTTGGTCAGAAGGAGTTATAGATGGGATTGGTTTTGAAAAAGCCGTAACTTATTGGAATGGTTTTCTGAAAAAGGGCGGTTATCTAGCTGTAACTTGTCCGTCCTGGCTTACTGATGAATGTCCTTCTGAAGTGGAAAAATTTTGGGTGGATGCTGGTAGTGGTTTGGATAGTATAGAAAACAATATATCTATCCTACAAAACACTGGTTACCGTTTTATTTCCTCATTTACACTTTCTGAAGAATGTTGGATCCAAAATTACTTCGCTCCAAGGGAAGCAGCGGAAAAATCACTTTTGGAAAAGTACTCTGGTAATCAAATGGTTGAAGCTTATATCGAAGGTGATAGACGAGAAGTGGAACTATATACAAAGTATAAACAGTATTATGGATATGTTTTTTATATTGGCAAAAAAATATAG